The nucleotide window AAACACAGTAATTGACCAGCTTCTGTTTTATTTCCTCGAAAGTATAAGATTTCTTTTCCATGTAATAAAAAAAGAATGAGCAGTTGCCCATTCTTTATATGATATCGGAATGTCTGTTAGTAATTAAACAGAGCTTTACCTTCCATTAATTCGTTTACTTTTTTTCTTACAGATCCAATCACTTCTTCATTTTTGATATTGTCTACTACTTCAGAAATAAGTCCCGCAATAGTATCCATATCATTTTCTTTCAATCCTCTTGTTGTGATAGCTGCAGTTCCCAATCTGATACCAGATGTTGTAAATGGTGACTTGTCATCAAAAGGAACCATATTTTTGTTACATGTAATATCAGCAAGTACTAATGCTTTTTCGGTTTCTTTACCGTTTACTCCTTTATTTCTAAGGTCTACCAGCATCAGGTGATTATCTGTACCTCCGCTTACGATATCAAAACCTCTGTTGATCATTGCTTTTGATAGTGCCTGAGCATTTGCTTTAACCTGTTTTGCATACGTTTCAAACTGAACATCCAGAGCTTCCCCAAAAGCTACAGCTTTACCAGCAATCACGTGCTCAAGCGGTCCTCCCTGAATACCTGGAAATACAGCCCCATCCAGCACCTGGCTCATCATTTTGATTTCACCTTTTGGCGTTTTGTGACCATATGTATTTTCAAAGTCTTTCCCCATCATGATCATTCCTCCTCTTGGGCCTCTAAGGGTCTTGTGAGTTGTAGTTGTTACTACATGACAGTGCTCGAATGGAGAATTTAATAACCCTTTTGCTACTAAACCAGCCGGGTGAGCTATATCAGCCCAAAGGGTAGCTCCCACTTCATCTGCCACTTCTCTGAATTTAGCATAATCTAAATCTCTTGAATAGGCTGAGAAACCTGCAATAAGCATTTTTGGTTTTTCTCTCAACGCTACTTCTCTCATTTGATCATAATCAATAAGACCTGTTTCCTGCTGAACTCCGTAAGAAACTACGTTATATTGAATCCCTGAAAAGTTCACTGCTGAACCGTGGGTAAGGTGTCCTCCCATTGAAAGGTCCATTCCCATAATTTTATCACCAGGTTTCAAAACTGCAAGATAAATGGCTGCATTCGCCTGAGAACCGGAATGTGGCTGAACATTCACATAATCTACTCCGAAAAGCTCCTTAGCTCTGTTGATGGCTAAAGTTTCAACCTCATCTACTACTTCACATCCTCCGTAATATCTTTTTCCGGGATATCCTTCAGCATATTTATTTGTCAGTACACTTCCCATTGCTTTCATCACGTTTTCAGAAACAAAATTTTCTGATGCGATAAGCTCTAATCCATGGGTTTGTCTTTGTCTTTCCTTTTCAATCAGGTCGAAAATAATATCCATTTTACTTTTAGTTTTTGAAATTTTCACCCCAAATGTACGGAATTTTCGTCGAGATTTCTCTATTGCAAAAATGATTTTTAAACACTAAAAAATGAAAACATTCATCAATAAATCCAACATTATGATTGTTTTAATGAGATGAGATTGTTTCTAAAATTCTTCATCTGAAAGCTCCTTATTAACCACGGCACCTGCAAAATTTCCCTGTGCAACTGCATTGGCTACGGAGCGCATCATGGTTACATTATCTCCACAGGCAAATACTCCCGGAACATTTGTTTTCTGCATTGCATCTACTTTAATGAAACCTTGTTCCGTCAGCTCACATCCCAGATCAGCAGATACATTTAGATTTTGTTCGAAAGGAATTTTAGCATATAAAGCTTTTAAAGAAACTTCTTTCCCGTTTTTGAAAATAATTTTCTGAACAGATCCGTTATCATGCTCTATTTTTTCAATCTCATCTTCATTAAGATTAATTTTATTCTGAGCCAGTTTCTTTATTTGTTCATCAGTAAGGGAAGCCTTTCCATTCGTAAACAAGGTAAGGCTTTTGGTCAGATTAAAAATCAACTTTGAAAATTCGTAAGCGATATCTCCATTGGAAAGAATTCCTGTGATTTCATTTTTTACTTCATAGCCATGGCAGTATGGACAGTGTATCACAGAAATCCCCCAGCATTCTGCAAATCCGGGGATGTCAGGCATTACATCCCTCACTCCGGAAGCTATAATAAGTTTTTTAGAATTGAATTTTTCACCAGATGAAGTTTCAATTTTAAAACCGTCGCTGGTATTTTGTGTTTTCACAGCGGTTCCGTTATAGAAACTGACAGTATTGTATTTTTCAACATCTTTTTTTGCCAGTTTTGAAATTTCTGACGGTGTTTTCCCATCGTGAGTAACAAAGTTATGAGAATGTGGAGTCTGTCTGTTACAAGGTTTTCCATTATCAATGATCAAAACATTCCTTAAAGATCTTCCCAAAGACATTCCCGCAGATAATCCCGAATAACTTCCTCCTATTATGATAACATCAAAATTTTTATTTTCCATAGTTCAGTTGATAATTGATAATTGATAATTGATAATTGATAATTGATAATACAAAGGTAAAGCAAAATCAATTAATGCAATATAGTTGCAATAATACTTTTTATCTATTAGTTTTATTCCGTAAACAACTGATCATTTATCGCTTCTGCTGAAAAGCTATTTCCATTCATTTTTAACTTCGGTAATTTCGTCCTGAATTCTTTTATTGATATTTATTTTCGCTCCCTGAAGGCTGAAAATCGCTGTTCCTTTTTCTCTAGCATATGGATTGGTAATAGAATCCTTTAGTTCCGAAACTTCAAAAAATGAACCGGATTCATTAAGTTCTTTTCCTGCTTCGGTAGCATCTTTAACTCTGATTACATTTTTGTATTTCCTGTTTATATCTATCCAATTGATATAGTCTGCATTAAATGACATGGCTACAACACCCGCTTTTGAATAATAATTAATTGCTCCGGCCTGTCCGTAATTATCACATAAGACCATCGTAGTTCCGGTCTTTGCCAGTTTGGAATATTCTTTATCCACTTTTTGAGCCAGTTCTTTCCAACCCTGCATGTCAGCAAAATCCTGTGGTAAAGAATGATCTTTTCCATCTTCCCAACGAAGCAGCCCCAATTTTTTATACTCATCCGGGTAAGAGACTATATATTCAGGACTTTTATTCGGAAAGGCTACATTATATAAGGGAAGAAATAAAAGTATCGGAATCAGAATGCTGACGGGTTTCAAAAACCTCTTCCATCCTTTTTCAAATAGATGTCCAAGATAAACTGCACCAAAGGCAATATAAACGGGATAGAGTCCTATTGCATAGTAGTCTTTTGCTTTAAAAAATAAGAACAAGGTAATTGTAATACTATAGCTCCAAAAGAAAAACCGGAATTTCTCAAAAGGCTTATACAACAATAACGCTCCCCAGCCCGCTATGATAACAAAAATGACACCTATGAAAAAGAGAATCTGAGATTTCATAAAATCCACCCGGTCTACATGTACAAGCTGTCTTTCTGAAAGCTCTTTCATATGATGAATGACCGGAAAATGATTCTGATATTGCCATAAAAGGTTGGGAAAAACAATAATTAACACCAAAAGCGCTGCCCAATACGCATGAGAGAGCATAAAGATTTTTCTTTGCTTTGTTAACAGAAATGCAGGAATGAGTCCAAGGACGGCAAAAGCAATATTATATTTATTCAATATTCCTATTCCAAAAATGACTGCTCCCATGTAAATCCACTTAACTTTTTGGGAATTGAAATATTTAATCAAACTGTAATAAAGACACAGCCACAGGAAAATTTCCAGTGATGTGGGCTGGAATAACATATTTACCCGAAGAAGCACAGAAAATAGAATACCTGACGCAGTAAGTATTTTAGCAAAAAGGCTTCCTTTCAGTTCTTCAACAACTTTCCAGGCAATGACTATAGTCATTGCTCCAAATAAAGCAGGAAAGAACTTAACCCAGAATACGAAGTTTCCCAACATTTTAATGATCCACGCTATCCAAGAGTTGACAGGCGGAACTGAAAGATATCCCCATGCAAGATGATTCGCCTGATCGAGATGCAGATATTCATCCCTGTGAAGTTCATATTCAGGACTTATCAATGAATATTGAAGAGCAAATTTTGCAATGATAAAAAGAACGAGAATCCAATAGTCTTTTTTCATGGATATAATAGTTTGGAATTTAATGATAAGACAATTTAAACTTCTTTTCCGTTACACTGTTATATCAAACCTGTTATCAATAATTTCAGTTTTTATTTTCTGAATATTGTCAGACCAATATTTAATTTCGTCATTCTTTCCGGGACATTCCTCTATAAAAGTTTTCTGGCAGGTAGCTAAATATTCCTGATAGGTTTTCAACATATTATTCAGATACGCTTCATAGTCTTTGGGATTTTCAGGAATATACCCTATTCCATCGCAGCCGCATGAATGAAAACATTTTCCTGTTTTGAAAAGACTTTCTATAATCTTCCATTCTTTGACAGCTGTTTTTTTAGGAGCTTTGAAATCTTTCCCCAGATCAGCCATTATATTGCTGCATTCAGGGCATTTTATAGTCCGGTTTTCAATCTCTGAAACAATTTTTTGCAATTCTTTTGTTTCTACTTTCGTGAAAACATATCCTACATTCCGAATTGTCTTCCCTGGCTCATGGTATATTTTTTCTTTTTTGATCCGACGTAAAATATCACTACTATCTGCCTGCTTAAATGATTTCCGACATTTAAAACATGCATAATGTGATTTATAGGTTTTCCCAGCGTATCGACACATTTTCCATGGATTTATTTGATTCAAATATAGGAATTTACTCTTTTAAAAATTTTGACATAAAAAATCCCGGAGAAAAAGAATTCCTCCAGGATTACAGTTTAAAAGTGTATAGTGTAGTTTATTATTTTTTATTGGCTTTTTCTTTCAGCTCTTCTTTGTCTTTATCTGATGGGTTCCAAACTTTCACTTCAGTATCTTTTGTAATATTTGATCCGGGAAGAATCTGAACATTGATTCCGTCACTTGCTCCCAGTTTCACATATACTTTTTTGAATTTACCATCTTTTTGTTTGGTTTCTACAAAAGGAACATCTTTTCCTTGTTTCTTTTCATACTGCACTAAAGATTCATCCAATAATAATGCATTTTTCTGGGAACTCAAGACAATTTCACCATTCGCAGAAAAACCTGCTCTAATATACTCATTATTAGGATTACTTACGTTACCTTCTACCGGAAATTTAATAGTTCCTGCATTATCTTTTCCTTTAGGGGCAATCATGGTCAGTTTTCCAGGGAAAGTTTTGTTTTGTAATGCTCCGATTACAATATTCATATCCATTCCTTCTCTTAGTTTTCCTGCCTGTGCCTCATCAATTTCGCCTTTAAAGATCAGCACATTTAAATCTGCAACCGAGCAGATGGTAGTTCCCGCATTGAAGTTATTGGCTTCAATCACCTGGCTTCCTGCTTTAACAGGCACTTCAAGTACGGTACCTGAAGCTTTGGAACGAATCTCGGTAGTTGCCAACCCCTGACCTTTAAGTTCGGGAGTTGCTCCTGTTTTAGCGATCTGCAATCTTTTTTGAGCGGTATTCAATTGCTGCTGTGCATTTTTCAAAGTCTGCTGCTGAGAGAATAACTGCTGTTGAGAATTAAGAAACTCCTGTTTAGAAGCAACTCCCTGCTTGTAAAGTTTTTCCTGCATATCAAACTGCTTCTGCATATTTCCTACATTCATCTGGGCATTGCTGATCTGGATCTGTGCATTCTGAACTTCCTGCTGAGCTGCATTTACTTCAGAGATACTTGGAACAATTTTCACAGTAGCAATCAGCTGGCCTACTTCTACTTTATCTCCTTCTTTTACTAAGATTTTATCTATAATCCCCGCAATATTGGGTTTGATCTCAATTTCTTCTTTTGGAACAATTTTCCCTGTAGCCATTACCTTATCATCCATATTCTGAACAGTAGGCTTGCGGGTAAGGAAAGCCTCACCTTCGTTAGAGTTAGATTTTATAAGATAGCCAATCCCTGAGAATAATGCCACTGCAAATAAAAGCCCCAACACTATATAAATGGCTTTTTTCCAAGTGAATTTCTTTTTCATATGTATAGTTTATTTTTTATTAAATAAATTGAAAAATTAAAAGATTGATTGTTCATTGATCAACCGTTCTTCTTTATTTTCAAATTGATTCATTTTCAAATTAATTACTCTGTTCTTAATGCTTCAATAGGTTTAATCTTCACAGCTCTCTGCGCAGGAATCATCCCGATAACAAGTCCCAAAACCACCATTACTGCCATTGCCGCAAACACATTTCCATAGTTAACTGTCGGATTATAGAATGGGAATGAATCCTGGCCCTGAGTAACAGCATTAAGAATCATAAGTACAAAAATCCCAAACATAAAACCTATCAACCCCGAGGAGAGCGTAATAACAACACTTTCCAGCAAAATCTGATTTCTTACCTCAGCAGGTTTGGCACCTAACGCCCTTCTGATCCCGATTTCTTTGGTTCTTTCTTTTACTGTGATCAAAAGGATATTTGAAATAGCGATTACTCCTGCAAGGATAGTCAGTGTACCCACGATAATGGTCAGCAACTGCATTCCTGTAAGAAACCCTGTCAATTTTTTAAATTCTTTCCCAAGGTTGAAACTCCCGAAAGCGTTGGTATCTTCAGGGGACACTTTATTCTTTGTCTTTAAAGCGTACTTTACATCTTCTTCTACTGCATTAACATTTGCATTAGGCTTGCTTACAATAGCAAACATGTCGATCTGGTCTCCTGCATTATACATTTTCGTATACGTGGAAAGTGGAATAAAAGCAGTCTGGTCATTTTCAAATCCTCCTCCTTTTTTTACACGGAAAACCCCGATTACATTAAAAAACAGTCCTTTAATATTGATAGACTTCCCTATTGGGTTTTCTTTTTTCTTGGAATCGAAGAAATTTTTATAAATTTCTTCTCCTATCACCACTACATTTTTATTCCCGGAAACATCGGCATCATTGATATAGCGTCCGAAGATCAGTTTCTTTTCCGAAATTTTGTTTCCTACAGAATAATCTCCGGTAAGCGAATAGGTTCCATTCTTCCCGTTTCTTGACATGCTTTCCCCCGGTGTTCCGGTAAAGCTTCCTCTGGCATTCTGCGGCGAAATATAATCTATGGCTGTTACTTTTCTTTTCAGCATTTCCATATCATTCAGGTTCAGGTGAACTTCTCTTCCTTTAGGAAATCCTTCGTACGGAATAGATGTTTTCTGTGCCCACAGGAAGATGGAATTGGTAGCAAAACCGGAAAATAGTTTATCAAAACCATTTTCCATTCCTTTTGCAGCTCCAAGAAGGCTCACATACAAAAACATTCCCCATCCTACGCCAATCATGGTAAGAAATGTCCGGAGTTTATTATTCCTCAATGAATAATAAATTTCCTGCCAAGTGTCTTTTTTAAATATGATATTCACCTTTCTGAATTATAAGTTATAAATAATGAATCCCATTAATCTGTTATCTTCTTATTTGCTTTTTTCAACTTTCGTTTATCGCAAATTATTCTGTTCTCAATGCTTCTATCGGTTTAATTCTTGAGGCTCTGTATGCGGGAACAAATCCTGCAATCAGTCCAGAGAAAATCAGTGCAATGAATGCCATAATGATGGATCCCCAGCCTACACTTGGGTTTTTAATGAAAAACTCTTCAAGGCTGTTCCCGATAAGATTTAATGTCAAAACACCTACTCCTACTCCAACAAGCCCGGATATAACTGTAATCACAACACTTTCCTGAACAATAAGCCCTACAATTCCAGCTGGCTTTGCACCAATAGCTTTTCTTACTCCGATCTCTTTGGTTCTTTCTTTAACAATGTATACCATAATGTTACTGATCCCGATAATTCCGGCAAGTAATGTTCCCAGTCCGATAAATCCTACAATTGCTGTAAGTACCGCCATGAATGTAAAGGTGTCATTCATATTTTTGGCGTTATTCCAGACACGGACACCATTCTCATCATCGGGAGAAACATTTTTTCTCGCTTTTAATTTATCTTTAAGCTCATCACCATACTTAATGGCCTGATCCGGAGTCAGTTTCTCATTGTATGTTATATAAGCTATATTTACTGTATCAGATCCTTTCTTCATCTGCTGTAAAGTGGTGATGGGTACTGTGATATGTCTCTCATCTCGATCTCCGCCATCATCGGAAAAAACTCCGATAACCTTATACATTGTTCCGTTAATATCAAGTTCTTTTCCTATTGGGCTTCCATTTTTGATCAAGTCCCGCTGAACCATTCTTCCAATGACCGCAACATTTAATTTTCTTTCCAGATCTTTCGCTGTAATATACCTCCCATCAATAACTTTTCTGTTTTCAATGACCTGTTCACCAGGTTCAGCACCATTAATCTGATAAAGACCACTTTCTTTTCCATATTTTACCATTAAACTGGCACTATATCTCGGACTGGAAGGCCCCGCTTTTTCCTTATCCGTATTAATTAAAAAATCATAGTCTGAGTTATTCATTGTTATATTTCGGTCAGACTGAAGACCTTTATAAGCTAAAGAGGCTTTTCCTGTGGAAAAAATAATAAGATTTTTAGCATCTCCTGCAAATCCTTCAGAAAAAGCATTCTGAAGTCCTCTTCCAATTCCAAAAAGGACGATGAAAATAAACAGTCCCAAAGCTACAGTAAACCCTGAAAGTACCGTCCGAAGTACATTACTCCGGATAGAACTGAATATTTCCTGCCAACGATCTAGGTCAAACATATTTTTTATTTTTTTACTGTGTAAAAAAGTCAATTAGCTGCGCTCTCAATTTTCTTCGAAGTCAATTAACCTTGTTGTCAATTTGTCCTTCATCAGACTTCAGTTACGAACCTAATTAATTTTCACATTTCTAATCACTTTTCAACATTTTACTTAATAAGATAAATGCTGTTTTTATTAAATTACCAATTTTTGTTAATTCTTCTATTTTAATATACTTACACTCTATAACAATATCAAAACAAGAATCTAACTCAATAACCGAACCTCTGGCAATTTCAAAATATCTTTTCCTTTCTAATTCAGATCTTCTCGAGCATCCCTCGGTAATATTTACCACTGAAGTAGAAGCTCTTCCTATCTGGTCAATTACATTAAACTTTTCATGATCAGGAATTTTAGATAAAGCCTTGTAACATTCTATTCTTAATTCTCTGGCTGATTGATATACGTCAAGCTTATAATGGTTCAGATTTAAAAACATTTTTATTTTTTTTCATATTCATTTGTGTGTATTATAAATTATTTGTCTTCCTCATTGTAGAATTCACTTGCGAAGCAAAATTGACCATTCACTATTCACTTATAGTACAATCTGCTTAATAAACTCATCACTTTCAATAATCCCGTCCTTCAGGACTACATTTCTTTTGGTCTGTGCAGCCACATCAGGTTCGTGGGTTACAACGATTATTGTTTTTCCTTCATTATTGATATCCTGAAGAAGTTTCATAATATCATGGGTAGTTTTGGAATCGAGTGCTCCGGTAGGCTCATCTGCAAGTACTACCTTTGGATTGGTAATCAAAGCTCTTGCAATGGCTACTCTCTGCTTCTGTCCTCCGGAAAGTTCACTTGGAAGGTGGTTTGCCCACTGAGCCAGTCCTACTTTTTCCAGATACTCCAGCGCTTTCTGATTTCGTTCTTTTCGCGGCACATTCTGATAATACAGTGGAAGTGCTACATTCTCCAAAGCTGTTTTATAATTGATAAGATTGAAAGACTGAAAAATAAATCCTAAAAACCGGCTTCTATATTCTGCAGCTTTTACCTCAGATAAATGTTCAATGGGAACTCCGTCCAATTCATAGGTTCCTGAATCTTTTTCATCCAGAATTCCAATAATATTAAGTAGTGTAGATTTTCCGGAACCGGAACTTCCCATAATAGAAACAAACTCTCCTTCAGAAATATTCAGATTAATTCCTTTAAGAACATGAAGTTTGCTTTTGCCTGTATCGTATGACTTATTTAAATCCTGAATTACTAACATTAAGTGATGTATGTTTTATACCCAATAAGTAGATCATATTTTCAAATTGTTACAAGAATAAAAATTTATTCAAATATTTTTTTGTTTAACAAATTATCCCTTTATTAATAATACTTTATATAAAATTGTTTAACTGTAACTTCACATTTCAATGTATTTATCCTCAAGATTGCTGTTTAGCCTATTATACGAGGCTGTTTCATGTAAATGTGGAAAACTTTTCCGGCTAAAAGTCAGCCGATTAGTATTTACCCCTTTCAAAATCAGTTCTTTTTTTCGAACTTTGCTATTAGTTCTTTACAAGAAATATGGATTTGCAAAAGTGGATAACTTTAATTCACAATCTGCAGAAAAACAAAAACTTAAGTATTTCCGGAACGTTATCCACAAGGATCTAAATTATTTAATTATAAAGATATTTAATATGGGAATTTTTGATAAAAGAGTAAGCTATAAGCCATTTGAATACCCGGAGGTTCTTCAATTTGTAGAAGCCATCAACAAATCGTTCTGGGTACATTCGGAAGTGGACTTTACTGCAGATGTTCAGGATTTTCATTCGCAGTTGGAACCACACGAAAAGCATGCTGTGAAGAATGCGCTGTTAGCCATTGCACAGATCGAGGTGTCTGTAAAGACATTCTGGGGAAATTTATACAACCACTTACCAAAGCCGGAATTCAATGGATTAGGATCTACTTTTGCAGAATGCGAGTTCCGTCATTCTGAAGCATATTCCCGTTTATTAGAGGTTTTAGGATATAACGACGAGTTCCTTAACGTGATCGAAATTCCTGCTGTAAAAGGTAGAATCGAGTTTCTTGGAAATGCTTTAAAGCATGCTAATTCTGCTACACCGAAAGAATATGTTTCCGCTTTATTGTTATTCAGTATTTTAGTGGAAAACGTTTCTCTTTTCTCGCAGTTTGCCATCATCCTTTCTTTCACAAGATTCAAAGGTTTCATGAAAAATGTTTCCAATATCATTGCATGGACTTCAGTAGATGAGCAGATTCACGCCAATGCAGGAATTTACCTGATCAACAAAATCCGTGAAGAACAACCTGACTTATTAACAGACAGCGATATTGAAGATATCTATACCCTTGTAGATGAGTCTATCGCAAGAGAAGGCGACATCCTTAGCTGGATCTTTGAATTGGGAGAAATCGACAACGTTTCTAAAGAAGACCTGTTAAACTTTATGAAATACCGTGTAGATGACAGTTTGAAGAAAATCAACATGAAAACAAGATACAACATTACTCCTGAGCAATATAGACCAATGGTATGGTTCGAGGAGGAAGTTTTTGCCAATTCATTAGATGATTTCTTTGCCAAAAGACCTGTAGACTATACGAAACACGATAAAAGTATTACAGCAAACGATTTGTTTTAATCCGGGCGCGAGCGCAGCGAGCGTCAGTGCAGTCAGTATAAGGAGTAATTCTTTTCTGGTATTATAAGAATACAGTTCATTAAATAAAGCACAAATATCAAGGGAATGATTAATGTAATAGTAACTTATACGGTAAACCCCGACTTTGTTCCAAACAATAAAGCTAATATCCAAAAGTTTCTGGAAGATTTCAAAAATTTAGATCCTTCCACCTTTGAGTATAAAGTTTTTGTAAAGGAAGATGGTGTTACTTTCGTACATTATTCAAACTACATCAATGAAGAAGTTCAGCATGAGGTTTTGAATGTTCCGTCTTTTAAAGAATTTCAGAGATTAAGAGATGAAAGCGGACTGAACGGTTCCCACAAAGTAGAAATTTTACAATCAATACAATAAAAAAACAAAATTCCGGAGTGATCTCTTCATTCCGGAATTCGAAAATATAACATCTATGGAAGAGCAAAATTCAAATATATGGTGGCTCAATGAAGAGTCTGAGCAGATGCTTAACAGAGGATATCTGTTGAAAGGTGAAACAGTAGACGGAGCAATCGACAGAATCACAACTGCTGCTGCAAAAAGGTTATACAAACCTGAACTTCAACCGGCATTCAAAGAAATGATTACGAAAGGATGGATCAGTTTCTCTTCTCCTGTATGGGCTAATATGGGAACTCAGAGAGGTCTTCCTATCTCATGTTTCAACGTTCACATTCCGGACAGTATTGAAGGAATTACCCACAAAATGGGTGAAGTGATCATGCAGACTAAAATCGGAGGAGGTACTTCAGGATATTTCGGAGAATTGAGAAACAGAGGAACAGCTGTAACTGACAACGGAAAGTCTTCAGGAGCAGTTTCATTCATGAAGCTTTTCGATACAGCTATGGATGTTGTTTCTCAGGGAGGGGTAAGAAGAGGAGCTTTTGCTGCTTACTTAGATATTGACCACGGAGATATTGAAGAATTTTTATCTATTAAAGATATCGGTAGCCCGATTCAGAACCTGTTCACCGGAGTATGTGTTCCGGATTACTGGATGCAGGATATGATTGACGGTGATATGGAAAAGCGTAAAGTCTGGGCAAGAGTATTGGAAAGCCGTCAGCAAAAAGGTCTTCCTTATATTTTCTTTACGGACAACGTAAACAGAAATAAGCCACAGGTTTATAAAGATTTAGGGATGACGGTAAATGCAAGTAACCTTTGTTCTGAAATCATGCTTCCATCTACTATGGAAGAGTCTTTCATCTGCTGTCTGTCTTCCATGAACCTTGAACTATATGATGAATGGAAGGATACAGATGCTGTAAAGCTTGCTATCTACTTCCTGGATGCTGTTTTATCTGAATTCATTGATAAAACTGAGGGTAACTATTACCTACAGGGAGCAAGAAACTTCGCAATGCGTCACAGAGCCCTTGGATTAGGAGTGTTAGGATACCATTCATATTTACAGAAAAATATGATTCCATTTGAAAGCTTCGAAGCAACTCAGTTCAACGCAAGAGCTTTCAGACATATCAAAGAACAGGCTGAGCAGGCTTCAAGAGAGCTTGCCAACA belongs to Chryseobacterium gleum and includes:
- the glyA gene encoding serine hydroxymethyltransferase codes for the protein MDIIFDLIEKERQRQTHGLELIASENFVSENVMKAMGSVLTNKYAEGYPGKRYYGGCEVVDEVETLAINRAKELFGVDYVNVQPHSGSQANAAIYLAVLKPGDKIMGMDLSMGGHLTHGSAVNFSGIQYNVVSYGVQQETGLIDYDQMREVALREKPKMLIAGFSAYSRDLDYAKFREVADEVGATLWADIAHPAGLVAKGLLNSPFEHCHVVTTTTHKTLRGPRGGMIMMGKDFENTYGHKTPKGEIKMMSQVLDGAVFPGIQGGPLEHVIAGKAVAFGEALDVQFETYAKQVKANAQALSKAMINRGFDIVSGGTDNHLMLVDLRNKGVNGKETEKALVLADITCNKNMVPFDDKSPFTTSGIRLGTAAITTRGLKENDMDTIAGLISEVVDNIKNEEVIGSVRKKVNELMEGKALFNY
- a CDS encoding NAD(P)/FAD-dependent oxidoreductase, with protein sequence MENKNFDVIIIGGSYSGLSAGMSLGRSLRNVLIIDNGKPCNRQTPHSHNFVTHDGKTPSEISKLAKKDVEKYNTVSFYNGTAVKTQNTSDGFKIETSSGEKFNSKKLIIASGVRDVMPDIPGFAECWGISVIHCPYCHGYEVKNEITGILSNGDIAYEFSKLIFNLTKSLTLFTNGKASLTDEQIKKLAQNKINLNEDEIEKIEHDNGSVQKIIFKNGKEVSLKALYAKIPFEQNLNVSADLGCELTEQGFIKVDAMQKTNVPGVFACGDNVTMMRSVANAVAQGNFAGAVVNKELSDEEF
- a CDS encoding glycosyltransferase family 39 protein, which codes for MKKDYWILVLFIIAKFALQYSLISPEYELHRDEYLHLDQANHLAWGYLSVPPVNSWIAWIIKMLGNFVFWVKFFPALFGAMTIVIAWKVVEELKGSLFAKILTASGILFSVLLRVNMLFQPTSLEIFLWLCLYYSLIKYFNSQKVKWIYMGAVIFGIGILNKYNIAFAVLGLIPAFLLTKQRKIFMLSHAYWAALLVLIIVFPNLLWQYQNHFPVIHHMKELSERQLVHVDRVDFMKSQILFFIGVIFVIIAGWGALLLYKPFEKFRFFFWSYSITITLFLFFKAKDYYAIGLYPVYIAFGAVYLGHLFEKGWKRFLKPVSILIPILLFLPLYNVAFPNKSPEYIVSYPDEYKKLGLLRWEDGKDHSLPQDFADMQGWKELAQKVDKEYSKLAKTGTTMVLCDNYGQAGAINYYSKAGVVAMSFNADYINWIDINRKYKNVIRVKDATEAGKELNESGSFFEVSELKDSITNPYAREKGTAIFSLQGAKININKRIQDEITEVKNEWK
- a CDS encoding efflux RND transporter periplasmic adaptor subunit, whose translation is MKKKFTWKKAIYIVLGLLFAVALFSGIGYLIKSNSNEGEAFLTRKPTVQNMDDKVMATGKIVPKEEIEIKPNIAGIIDKILVKEGDKVEVGQLIATVKIVPSISEVNAAQQEVQNAQIQISNAQMNVGNMQKQFDMQEKLYKQGVASKQEFLNSQQQLFSQQQTLKNAQQQLNTAQKRLQIAKTGATPELKGQGLATTEIRSKASGTVLEVPVKAGSQVIEANNFNAGTTICSVADLNVLIFKGEIDEAQAGKLREGMDMNIVIGALQNKTFPGKLTMIAPKGKDNAGTIKFPVEGNVSNPNNEYIRAGFSANGEIVLSSQKNALLLDESLVQYEKKQGKDVPFVETKQKDGKFKKVYVKLGASDGINVQILPGSNITKDTEVKVWNPSDKDKEELKEKANKK
- a CDS encoding ABC transporter permease, translated to MNIIFKKDTWQEIYYSLRNNKLRTFLTMIGVGWGMFLYVSLLGAAKGMENGFDKLFSGFATNSIFLWAQKTSIPYEGFPKGREVHLNLNDMEMLKRKVTAIDYISPQNARGSFTGTPGESMSRNGKNGTYSLTGDYSVGNKISEKKLIFGRYINDADVSGNKNVVVIGEEIYKNFFDSKKKENPIGKSINIKGLFFNVIGVFRVKKGGGFENDQTAFIPLSTYTKMYNAGDQIDMFAIVSKPNANVNAVEEDVKYALKTKNKVSPEDTNAFGSFNLGKEFKKLTGFLTGMQLLTIIVGTLTILAGVIAISNILLITVKERTKEIGIRRALGAKPAEVRNQILLESVVITLSSGLIGFMFGIFVLMILNAVTQGQDSFPFYNPTVNYGNVFAAMAVMVVLGLVIGMIPAQRAVKIKPIEALRTE
- a CDS encoding ABC transporter permease; this encodes MFDLDRWQEIFSSIRSNVLRTVLSGFTVALGLFIFIVLFGIGRGLQNAFSEGFAGDAKNLIIFSTGKASLAYKGLQSDRNITMNNSDYDFLINTDKEKAGPSSPRYSASLMVKYGKESGLYQINGAEPGEQVIENRKVIDGRYITAKDLERKLNVAVIGRMVQRDLIKNGSPIGKELDINGTMYKVIGVFSDDGGDRDERHITVPITTLQQMKKGSDTVNIAYITYNEKLTPDQAIKYGDELKDKLKARKNVSPDDENGVRVWNNAKNMNDTFTFMAVLTAIVGFIGLGTLLAGIIGISNIMVYIVKERTKEIGVRKAIGAKPAGIVGLIVQESVVITVISGLVGVGVGVLTLNLIGNSLEEFFIKNPSVGWGSIIMAFIALIFSGLIAGFVPAYRASRIKPIEALRTE
- a CDS encoding four helix bundle protein, whose product is MFLNLNHYKLDVYQSARELRIECYKALSKIPDHEKFNVIDQIGRASTSVVNITEGCSRRSELERKRYFEIARGSVIELDSCFDIVIECKYIKIEELTKIGNLIKTAFILLSKMLKSD